One region of Paenibacillus polymyxa M1 genomic DNA includes:
- a CDS encoding MFS transporter, with translation MKTWETWKINLIVLWFGQFLVNAGITMITPFLALYLAQDLHVKGEHDIGLWAGVIFAANFLTSFIFQPLWGKLADRYGRKVMLLRSGFGMALVIGCMGLVTHPWQLLALRLLNGTISGFNPASISLVSGTTPKERTGFAMGIMQSGQMAGTILGPLLGGFLADWVGFRPIFYITGALIFLASLMAMFLVKENFSKAEAARIPQISVLAGLKELSHTPQLPALFTVTFLLQFAMISTVSLLPLYVQKLYGSAEGIALVAGFVTAITGVSNMVAAPLLGRLSDKIGAHKILTIALLGTAIMLIPQAFVNEVWQLVIIRFFMGVFMGGLLPSVNALIRTYTPEGMESRSFGFNTSSLALGNMLGAVIGGVLSGFIGIEGLFIMSGVLLIVNIIWVRMKLFDRKATPHFR, from the coding sequence TTGAAAACGTGGGAGACGTGGAAAATCAATCTCATTGTGCTTTGGTTCGGTCAGTTTCTGGTCAATGCGGGAATTACAATGATTACTCCGTTCCTTGCCCTATATTTGGCTCAAGACCTCCATGTGAAGGGCGAGCACGATATAGGACTGTGGGCAGGAGTTATTTTTGCAGCTAACTTTTTGACCTCGTTTATATTTCAGCCATTATGGGGTAAGCTGGCCGACCGATATGGACGTAAAGTCATGCTGCTTCGCTCAGGCTTCGGCATGGCCCTGGTCATCGGATGTATGGGTTTGGTCACCCACCCATGGCAGCTGCTAGCGCTTCGCCTGCTAAACGGTACAATTTCGGGTTTCAACCCGGCTTCTATTTCCCTAGTGTCGGGTACCACTCCCAAAGAGCGAACCGGCTTTGCTATGGGAATTATGCAGTCCGGTCAAATGGCTGGCACAATTCTCGGCCCTTTGCTAGGCGGATTTTTGGCTGACTGGGTCGGGTTCAGACCGATCTTTTACATTACAGGAGCTCTTATTTTCCTAGCCTCTCTAATGGCAATGTTTTTGGTTAAAGAAAATTTCAGCAAAGCGGAGGCCGCGCGAATTCCACAAATTTCGGTTCTTGCCGGATTAAAGGAGCTAAGCCATACGCCCCAGCTTCCGGCTTTGTTCACCGTGACATTCTTACTCCAGTTTGCCATGATCAGTACAGTTTCTCTGCTACCTTTGTATGTGCAAAAGCTATATGGCTCGGCAGAAGGAATTGCACTGGTTGCCGGGTTCGTTACCGCTATTACAGGCGTATCGAATATGGTAGCCGCACCGCTCCTTGGACGATTAAGTGACAAAATAGGAGCACACAAGATCTTGACCATTGCACTACTCGGAACGGCGATTATGCTCATTCCGCAAGCTTTTGTCAATGAAGTATGGCAGCTTGTCATTATCCGTTTTTTCATGGGTGTGTTTATGGGCGGTCTGCTACCAAGCGTAAATGCGCTGATTCGCACCTATACACCGGAAGGAATGGAAAGCCGCTCTTTCGGATTCAATACCAGTTCACTGGCGCTCGGGAATATGCTGGGTGCGGTCATTGGCGGAGTGCTTTCCGGATTTATCGGCATCGAGGGACTGTTCATCATGTCTGGTGTGTTGCTGATTGTCAATATAATCTGGGTACGTATGAAGCTTTTTGATCGTAAGGCTACGCCTCATTTCAGGTAA
- the hemE gene encoding uroporphyrinogen decarboxylase: protein MTYNDTFIRACRKQAVDHIPVWYMRQAGRYDPEYRKIKEKYTLLEICRQPELAAEVTLMPVRKLGVDAAILYSDIMNPVASLGVDFDIVKNIGPVIDNPLRTAADVDNLRPIDVERDLGHILETIRILDRELNVPLITFAGAPFTIASYLIEGRPSKGYIRTKAMMYGEPELWHRLMDKLGDMVITYVRAHIANGGKAFQLFDSWVGALSPYDFQTFVLPTIVRIFHELSDLNVPKIYFPGVSSGELLPHLSGVKADVIGLDWRVSIPEGRRRLGNSFGVQGNLDPYVLTAPMNVIKQYAKKIVDEGILEPGYIFNLGHGLFPEASLDKLRELTDYVHEYSRSVLSKNEHN from the coding sequence ATGACCTACAATGATACTTTTATCCGCGCTTGCCGCAAGCAAGCTGTGGATCATATTCCCGTATGGTACATGCGGCAGGCCGGAAGGTATGACCCTGAGTATCGCAAAATTAAGGAAAAATACACGCTGCTTGAAATTTGCCGCCAGCCCGAGTTGGCCGCAGAAGTAACGTTGATGCCCGTGCGCAAGCTTGGGGTGGACGCTGCAATTTTATATTCTGATATTATGAATCCGGTAGCCTCGCTAGGGGTTGATTTTGATATTGTCAAAAATATTGGCCCGGTTATTGATAATCCGCTCCGTACAGCTGCAGACGTAGACAACTTGCGTCCGATTGATGTAGAACGCGATTTGGGTCATATTTTGGAAACCATCCGTATTTTAGACCGTGAGTTGAACGTGCCATTGATCACGTTTGCTGGGGCGCCTTTTACTATTGCCAGCTATTTAATAGAAGGAAGACCCTCCAAGGGATATATTCGCACCAAAGCGATGATGTATGGAGAGCCTGAACTATGGCATCGTTTGATGGATAAGCTAGGGGATATGGTTATTACATACGTGCGGGCCCATATCGCTAACGGTGGTAAGGCTTTTCAATTGTTTGATAGCTGGGTAGGTGCACTCTCGCCTTATGATTTTCAAACTTTTGTGTTGCCGACCATTGTACGTATTTTCCATGAGTTATCTGATCTGAATGTGCCTAAAATTTATTTTCCGGGCGTAAGCTCTGGTGAATTGCTTCCGCATTTGAGCGGGGTAAAAGCCGATGTGATTGGACTGGACTGGCGGGTAAGTATACCTGAAGGCCGTCGTCGCTTGGGTAACAGTTTTGGAGTGCAGGGCAATTTGGACCCTTATGTGCTTACTGCGCCGATGAATGTGATTAAGCAGTATGCAAAAAAAATTGTAGATGAAGGCATTCTGGAGCCGGGCTATATTTTCAATCTCGGTCACGGCTTATTTCCTGAAGCCTCGCTAGATAAGCTAAGAGAGCTTACCGATTATGTACATGAGTATTCTCGCTCTGTTTTGTCAAAAAATGAACACAACTAG
- the hemH gene encoding ferrochelatase, protein MKTKVGVLVMSYGTPESLDQVEAYYTHIRRGHAPSPEQLKELKDRYEAIVGGVFPLRQNTDRQVHNLQETLNQENRNLDIEFVCYQGLKHAKPFIEDGIEAMVQDGIRTAVGVVLAPHYSVMSVGSYIKRAQAKAQELDLAISFVESYYLHPKLIKTLTERVNAKLALFEEAGAKRDEVRVLFSAHSLPERILAMGDPYVEQLMATSQAVADKAGITNWQFTWQSAGRTAEPWLGPDILDTMHSLKEEQVEYVLAAPVGFVSDHLEVLYDLDIEAQALAKELDMRFQRIDSLNSDPLYMETLSDVIIDQWKKG, encoded by the coding sequence ATGAAAACCAAAGTGGGTGTACTGGTCATGTCCTACGGGACGCCGGAGAGTCTGGACCAGGTTGAAGCGTATTATACACATATTCGCCGTGGTCATGCTCCCTCGCCGGAGCAGTTAAAAGAATTAAAAGATCGCTACGAAGCCATTGTGGGTGGCGTGTTTCCGTTGCGTCAGAATACAGATCGACAGGTCCACAACTTGCAGGAAACCTTAAATCAGGAAAATCGCAACCTGGACATAGAATTTGTCTGTTATCAGGGGCTCAAACACGCCAAGCCGTTTATTGAGGACGGTATCGAAGCGATGGTGCAAGATGGCATTCGTACGGCGGTGGGTGTCGTGCTGGCTCCGCATTATTCCGTTATGAGTGTAGGCTCTTATATCAAGCGTGCACAGGCTAAGGCACAGGAACTGGATCTGGCCATATCATTTGTGGAGAGCTATTATCTTCATCCCAAGCTGATCAAGACGCTGACTGAGCGTGTGAACGCAAAACTGGCGCTTTTTGAAGAAGCGGGAGCCAAGCGGGACGAGGTTCGTGTTCTGTTCAGTGCGCATAGCTTGCCTGAGCGGATTTTGGCTATGGGTGATCCATATGTGGAGCAGTTAATGGCTACTTCGCAGGCTGTTGCGGATAAGGCGGGAATTACCAACTGGCAGTTTACGTGGCAAAGTGCCGGCCGTACAGCTGAACCGTGGCTGGGACCAGATATTTTGGATACCATGCACAGTCTTAAGGAAGAGCAAGTGGAGTATGTGCTGGCTGCGCCAGTTGGCTTTGTTTCTGATCACTTAGAGGTGTTATACGACCTGGATATTGAAGCACAGGCTTTGGCGAAAGAATTGGATATGCGTTTTCAGCGTATTGATTCACTCAACAGTGACCCACTGTATATGGAGACGCTTAGTGATGTCATCATAGACCAATGGAAAAAGGGATGA